Proteins co-encoded in one Marinobacter gudaonensis genomic window:
- a CDS encoding aminopeptidase, translating into MKQLSQIYLLLLLVTMLSGCTTFGYYTQAITGHMSLIMEGEPLRDVIQNRDTPPELRQQLATAQAARAFASEHLALPVDDAFTDYVDLDRPWVVVNVVATPEFSLEPHQWCYPVLGCQAYRGYFDLEDARAEQARFQARGFDTFIGGVTAYSTLGWFDDPLHSGFTRLPEARMVALMFHELAHRVVYIGDDTAFNESFATAVELEGLRLWLQERGTPEQFEQALERIRRRNQTLALVDHTTEQLESLYARQGSLPEEALRTRKAEVFEDLEQRYQAMVAEWPEPGPFGSPPLALNNAHLALFRQYNQHLPAFRQLLRENDYRFPEFYKEVKRLSEQPAELRAQQLSALSERFNEHL; encoded by the coding sequence ATGAAACAGCTTAGTCAGATCTATCTACTTTTGCTACTGGTAACAATGCTTAGCGGGTGTACGACCTTCGGCTACTACACCCAGGCCATAACCGGCCATATGTCCTTGATTATGGAGGGCGAACCACTTCGGGATGTCATACAGAACCGCGACACGCCTCCCGAACTGCGCCAGCAACTGGCGACCGCTCAGGCTGCCCGCGCCTTTGCCTCCGAACACCTGGCGTTGCCCGTGGACGACGCCTTCACCGACTATGTCGACCTGGACCGCCCCTGGGTCGTGGTTAATGTGGTGGCCACGCCGGAGTTCTCACTGGAGCCACATCAGTGGTGTTATCCGGTGCTGGGTTGCCAGGCGTACCGTGGCTACTTCGACCTGGAAGACGCCCGGGCCGAGCAGGCACGGTTCCAAGCCCGGGGCTTTGATACGTTTATCGGCGGCGTAACCGCCTATTCCACACTGGGCTGGTTCGACGATCCCCTGCACTCCGGTTTCACCCGGCTGCCAGAGGCGCGCATGGTGGCGCTGATGTTCCACGAACTGGCCCACCGGGTGGTGTACATCGGTGACGATACGGCGTTCAACGAGAGTTTCGCGACCGCTGTCGAGCTGGAAGGCCTCAGGCTCTGGCTACAGGAACGGGGAACGCCCGAGCAGTTCGAGCAGGCCCTGGAGCGTATCCGCCGGCGTAACCAGACGCTGGCCCTGGTGGACCACACCACCGAGCAACTGGAAAGCCTGTACGCGCGCCAGGGCTCCCTGCCCGAAGAAGCCCTAAGAACTCGCAAGGCGGAGGTCTTCGAAGACCTTGAACAACGCTACCAGGCGATGGTGGCGGAATGGCCGGAGCCCGGCCCCTTCGGCTCACCGCCGCTGGCCCTGAACAACGCCCACCTGGCACTGTTCCGCCAGTACAACCAGCACCTGCCGGCGTTCCGCCAGCTGCTCAGGGAGAACGACTACCGCTTTCCGGAGTTCTACAAAGAGGTAAAACGCCTCTCCGAGCAACCCGCCGAACTGCGGGCACAGCAACTCTCCGCCCTGTCAGAGCGGTTTAACGAACACCTTTGA
- the argA gene encoding amino-acid N-acetyltransferase, with translation MKSNDWLHGFRHSSPYINAHRGRTVVLTIPGDAIEHGNFINIIHDIALLSSLGVRLVVAFGARPQIQARLDSAGAESSFARGLRITPEDQLGMVMEAIGGLRAYLESQLSMGLVNSPMHNARIRVSSGNYVAAKPVGVLDGKDFGYTGKVRRVDVAGIEKLLEQGHIVLLPPMGYSPTGDAFNLSYEDVGSQVAASLQAEKLIVFIDDPGLLEEDGSLIRELSARQASERLASGAVTGHDAALLRAACDACVKGVRRAHIISYVDDGALLEELFTRDGSGTLVSGDNYEQIRQARVEDIGGILELIQPLEEQGILVRRSREMLETEIDRFVVAERDGTIVGCAALYSYPEEGAGELSCFAVDPSYRRAGRGDEILAMVEKLARGHGLQKLFVLTTQTEHWFRERGFQGSTVQSLPGPKLASYNTQRNSKVFVKPL, from the coding sequence TTGAAATCAAACGACTGGCTGCATGGATTTCGCCACTCATCCCCCTACATCAACGCCCACCGCGGCCGTACGGTGGTGCTGACCATTCCGGGGGATGCCATTGAGCATGGCAACTTCATCAACATCATTCATGACATTGCCCTGCTGAGCAGCCTCGGTGTGCGATTGGTGGTGGCCTTCGGGGCACGGCCGCAAATACAGGCGCGTTTGGACAGTGCCGGCGCCGAATCGTCGTTTGCCCGGGGCCTGCGAATCACTCCGGAAGATCAGCTGGGCATGGTAATGGAAGCCATCGGCGGCCTGCGCGCCTACCTGGAGAGTCAGCTGTCCATGGGGCTGGTGAACTCGCCCATGCATAACGCGCGCATCCGCGTGAGCAGCGGCAACTACGTGGCGGCCAAGCCCGTAGGTGTACTCGACGGCAAGGACTTCGGTTACACCGGCAAGGTGCGCCGGGTGGATGTGGCCGGCATCGAGAAGCTGCTGGAGCAGGGCCATATTGTGCTGTTGCCACCCATGGGCTATTCCCCCACGGGCGATGCCTTCAACCTCTCCTACGAGGACGTGGGCAGCCAGGTTGCGGCGTCGCTGCAGGCGGAAAAGCTCATCGTGTTCATTGACGACCCGGGGCTGCTGGAGGAAGACGGCTCGCTGATCCGTGAGCTGTCGGCACGTCAGGCGTCAGAGCGTCTGGCTTCCGGGGCGGTGACCGGGCATGACGCCGCGCTGCTGCGCGCTGCCTGCGACGCCTGCGTGAAAGGGGTACGTCGGGCCCACATCATCAGTTACGTGGACGACGGCGCCCTGCTGGAGGAACTGTTTACCCGCGACGGCTCCGGTACCCTGGTCAGCGGCGACAATTACGAGCAGATCCGTCAGGCGCGGGTGGAGGATATTGGCGGTATCCTGGAGCTGATCCAGCCTCTGGAGGAGCAGGGCATATTGGTGCGGCGGTCCCGGGAAATGCTGGAAACCGAAATCGACCGGTTTGTGGTGGCCGAGCGGGACGGCACCATCGTAGGTTGTGCCGCCCTATACAGTTACCCGGAGGAAGGTGCTGGCGAACTTTCGTGCTTCGCGGTGGATCCGTCATATCGCCGGGCCGGGCGCGGCGACGAGATCCTGGCCATGGTCGAGAAGCTGGCCCGGGGGCATGGCCTGCAGAAGCTGTTCGTACTTACCACCCAGACCGAACACTGGTTCCGGGAGCGGGGTTTCCAGGGCTCCACCGTACAGTCCCTGCCGGGCCCGAAACTGGCCTCCTACAATACCCAGCGCAATTCAAAGGTGTTCGTTAAACCGCTCTGA
- the argE gene encoding acetylornithine deacetylase — MSQSDNSSATVPGIRDMLARLISLPSISSASAEWDHSNEPVVRTLAEWLEALGFAVEILEVPGMPGKFNLIATLGSGPGGLVLSGHTDTVPFDDKRWQSDPFTLTERDNRWYGLGTCDMKGFFPLAIEAARAFVDQPLKQPLIILATADEESSMNGARALAEAGKPRARYAVIGEPTSLKPVRMHKGIMMERLKFEGQSGHSSNPALGRNAMEGMHEAMSELLALRASWQEKYQNANFEVQVPTLNLGCIHGGDNPNRICAQCELHFDLRPLPGMNMETLRQAILSKVQPVAERRELSLEFEPLFDGVPPFETPADAALVKACEQLTGHTAHAVAFATEAPWLQQLGLETLVMGPGSIDQAHQPDEFIELSQLDPTVKVLRGLIQKFCL; from the coding sequence ATGTCGCAGTCCGATAACTCATCTGCCACGGTGCCGGGCATCCGTGACATGCTCGCTCGCCTGATTTCACTGCCGTCCATCAGCAGCGCCTCCGCCGAATGGGATCACAGTAACGAGCCGGTGGTCCGAACCCTCGCAGAGTGGCTTGAGGCCCTGGGTTTTGCCGTGGAGATACTGGAAGTGCCCGGCATGCCGGGCAAGTTCAACCTGATCGCGACCCTGGGCAGCGGCCCGGGTGGGCTGGTCCTGTCTGGCCACACCGATACGGTTCCGTTTGACGACAAACGCTGGCAGAGCGACCCCTTCACCCTGACCGAGCGGGACAACCGCTGGTATGGCCTGGGTACCTGCGACATGAAAGGCTTCTTCCCCCTGGCCATCGAAGCGGCGAGGGCGTTCGTGGATCAGCCCCTCAAGCAGCCTTTGATCATCCTGGCCACTGCCGACGAAGAGAGCTCCATGAACGGCGCCCGGGCGCTGGCCGAGGCCGGCAAACCCAGGGCCCGCTATGCGGTGATCGGCGAACCCACGAGTCTCAAGCCGGTGCGCATGCACAAGGGCATCATGATGGAGCGGCTGAAGTTCGAGGGCCAGTCCGGGCACTCCTCGAACCCGGCGCTGGGCCGTAACGCCATGGAGGGCATGCACGAAGCCATGAGTGAGCTGCTGGCCCTTCGCGCAAGCTGGCAGGAAAAGTACCAGAACGCCAACTTCGAGGTGCAGGTACCAACCCTGAACCTCGGCTGCATTCACGGCGGCGACAACCCCAACCGCATCTGCGCCCAGTGCGAGCTGCACTTTGATTTGCGGCCACTGCCGGGCATGAACATGGAAACCCTGCGTCAGGCGATCCTGAGCAAGGTGCAGCCGGTGGCCGAGCGACGGGAGCTGTCGCTGGAATTTGAGCCGCTGTTCGACGGCGTACCGCCGTTCGAAACCCCGGCCGACGCCGCCCTGGTCAAGGCCTGTGAACAGCTGACCGGCCATACGGCCCACGCGGTGGCCTTTGCCACGGAAGCCCCCTGGCTGCAGCAACTGGGTCTGGAAACGCTGGTGATGGGCCCCGGCTCCATCGACCAGGCTCACCAGCCAGATGAATTTATAGAGTTGTCGCAGCTGGATCCGACGGTGAAGGTACTGAGAGGGCTGATCCAGAAGTTCTGTCTTTAA
- a CDS encoding acetylornithine deacetylase, with the protein MKRLFATLVIVVVVGLVAFKAGVWWLADQRLAGLRTGLEASGVLHRGSISSGVDGRLVLNDASWQDFELTQPLNIQKVAFDAGSPVSLLSALIDPARLPGSWALSLEGLELDLEPTMLRNWVTAEGPNSDGEPPLFMLSCAPDPRQQLGSGDLIRMGVTRLTGEAFIRQSPEGLQAELNTLSTGSLELNWPGSRVQVTDTLPAIDDAGEPMRLTVRDAGLMRRIAAYCAREVGVSATEWAGGAVQALEDGLAARGLAPSDQLKALYRQWLLEGGELILSIRPEEPLLGIPVRTDEVGEAGNSWPVRYNGSEVPDVYLNEVAPVAETLPETAVEPVVQSENPDVEAWYPEPLDTAGQWVGRKVRVTLSNDNSVEGRLVSVGERELEVARVIAGGEVAYPMLIRAITNFEVWRRGRAQ; encoded by the coding sequence ATGAAGCGCCTGTTCGCGACGCTGGTGATTGTGGTGGTGGTCGGCCTGGTCGCTTTCAAGGCCGGCGTCTGGTGGCTGGCGGATCAGCGCCTGGCGGGGCTCAGAACGGGCCTGGAGGCATCCGGTGTGTTGCATCGGGGCAGTATCAGCTCCGGGGTGGATGGACGTCTGGTCCTGAACGACGCGAGCTGGCAGGATTTCGAGCTGACCCAGCCCCTCAACATCCAAAAGGTGGCGTTCGATGCGGGCTCCCCGGTCAGCCTGCTTTCTGCCCTGATCGACCCCGCCCGCCTGCCCGGGAGCTGGGCGCTGAGCCTGGAGGGGCTGGAACTGGACCTGGAGCCGACCATGCTCCGCAACTGGGTCACCGCTGAAGGCCCCAACAGCGACGGTGAGCCGCCCCTGTTCATGCTGTCCTGCGCGCCTGATCCTCGCCAGCAACTGGGCAGTGGCGACCTTATCCGGATGGGCGTCACCCGTCTTACCGGTGAAGCCTTTATTCGCCAGAGCCCGGAAGGGCTTCAGGCCGAACTCAATACTCTCAGCACCGGCAGTCTTGAGCTGAACTGGCCCGGTTCCCGGGTGCAGGTTACCGATACCCTGCCTGCCATCGACGATGCCGGAGAGCCGATGCGCCTGACCGTGCGGGATGCCGGATTGATGCGCCGCATCGCCGCCTACTGTGCCCGGGAGGTGGGTGTGTCTGCCACCGAGTGGGCCGGTGGAGCCGTGCAGGCCCTTGAGGACGGTCTGGCGGCCCGTGGCCTGGCGCCCAGCGACCAGTTGAAGGCGCTCTACCGGCAATGGTTGCTGGAAGGGGGTGAACTTATCCTCTCGATCCGGCCGGAAGAGCCGCTGTTGGGCATCCCGGTGCGTACTGACGAGGTAGGCGAGGCCGGTAACAGCTGGCCCGTCCGCTACAATGGTTCTGAGGTTCCCGATGTCTATCTCAATGAGGTTGCGCCGGTCGCTGAGACACTCCCTGAGACAGCCGTGGAGCCGGTGGTTCAGTCGGAAAATCCGGACGTGGAGGCCTGGTACCCGGAACCCCTCGACACCGCCGGCCAGTGGGTGGGGCGCAAGGTCCGGGTCACGCTCTCCAATGACAACAGTGTGGAAGGTCGACTGGTCAGTGTCGGAGAACGGGAGCTGGAAGTTGCCCGGGTGATTGCCGGCGGCGAGGTGGCCTATCCCATGCTGATCCGGGCCATCACCAATTTTGAAGTGTGGCGGCGTGGCCGTGCACAATGA
- the argB gene encoding acetylglutamate kinase, whose protein sequence is MALDRETAMQVASVLSRGLPYIQRFTGKTVVIKYGGNAMENEDLKSSFARDVVLMKLVGINPIVVHGGGPQIGELLERLNIQSRFVNGMRVTDAETMDVVEMVLGGQVNKEIVSLINAHGGTAVGLTGKDANLIRARKLEVVNRSPELERPEIIDIGHVGEVASVNVDVIDMLTRSNVIPVIAPIGVGPDGASYNINADLVAGKVAEAMKAEKLILLTNVSGLKSKEDKVLTGLTAKQVNDLIEDGTIHGGMLPKIRCALSAVENGVRTSHIIDGRVAHACLLEIFTDEGVGTLISRN, encoded by the coding sequence ATGGCACTGGATCGTGAAACCGCAATGCAGGTGGCCTCGGTATTAAGCCGGGGTCTGCCCTACATACAGAGATTCACTGGCAAGACCGTGGTCATCAAGTACGGCGGTAACGCCATGGAAAATGAGGATCTCAAGAGCAGCTTCGCTCGCGACGTTGTGCTGATGAAACTCGTGGGCATCAACCCGATCGTCGTGCACGGCGGCGGTCCGCAAATTGGTGAGCTGCTGGAACGGTTGAATATCCAGTCCCGTTTCGTCAATGGCATGCGGGTGACTGATGCCGAGACCATGGATGTGGTGGAGATGGTCCTTGGCGGCCAGGTAAACAAGGAGATCGTCTCTCTGATCAACGCCCACGGTGGCACCGCGGTGGGCCTGACGGGTAAGGACGCCAACCTGATCCGGGCGCGCAAGCTTGAGGTAGTGAACCGCTCGCCGGAACTGGAGCGTCCGGAGATAATCGATATCGGCCATGTGGGCGAAGTGGCGAGCGTGAATGTTGATGTAATCGACATGCTCACCCGCAGTAACGTGATCCCGGTGATTGCACCCATTGGCGTGGGCCCGGACGGGGCCTCTTACAACATCAACGCCGATCTGGTGGCCGGCAAGGTGGCCGAAGCCATGAAGGCGGAGAAGCTGATTCTGCTGACCAACGTCTCGGGCCTGAAGAGCAAGGAAGACAAGGTGCTGACGGGGCTGACCGCCAAGCAGGTCAACGACCTGATCGAGGATGGCACCATCCATGGCGGCATGTTGCCCAAGATCCGTTGTGCCCTGAGCGCGGTGGAGAACGGCGTGCGCACGTCGCACATCATTGACGGTCGGGTTGCCCATGCCTGCCTGCTGGAAATCTTTACCGATGAAGGCGTGGGCACGCTGATTTCCCGTAACTGA
- a CDS encoding phosphomannomutase/phosphoglucomutase codes for MKLGKKKTAEASVSGKPDKTTGKKGKAKPAGPKLKRLNSVAVNQAMVVLLAGVLAIALLQFLVVQPSVRDRLESLRTLEVDAAALRLTQYFEQLQQSVSGLASQPHVRVALTTTGNIDTTERQLLSALPGIEAVHLFPYREVPRTASGEGLLGFSGLELARRAETGQPLYPDAFPRDNRWFVQMATPVRNPNSNAVIGSLLVIFDTARIQPLLQVVNQPLGGQLALVQTVSGTSRTVISSGNGSGPAASRSLTNPDWTVTYTPARSPQPPVDIVLLALLVGVPALLAAIVVWVLLGGAQKGLRQDMSVLIQWAHKVFSGERVKLPAFRWDMAASTGEVLFRLSQVVDKRVAKAGESVRPKGGAAKSRPGGAEGSDEPLFQDKDMLDIDMLDGDEDVLGFGSGEDTVFGAEDAPEVEEVALPEVELSRDIFRAYDIRGIVGDSLTAEGVQVIGRAIGSEARERGVDRLCIGYDGRHSSPELANALARGVMSTGCDVIHVGAVPTPVLYFATHELGTGSGVMVTGSHNPANYNGLKIMLGGETLSGEAIEKLYQRTQTGDFASGQGSQSNEDVRRAYLDRIVGDIAVAAPLKVVVDAGNGIAGELGPMLIEELGCEVIPLYCDVDGDFPNHHPDPGKPANLADLIDRVRSEKADIGLAFDGDGDRLGVVTNSGKIIWADRLMMLFARDVVSRNPGADVLYDVKCSRRLAGVISEAGGRPIMWKTGHSLMKAKMKETGALLAGEMSGHIFFGERWYGFDDGLYSAARLLEILGIEDRHSDDVFEDFPEDISTPELNVDVTESSKFDIVARLAETGEFGDGNISTIDGIRVDYADGWGLCRASNTTPVLVLRFEAETEAALERIKTVFREQLQKVAPDVVADF; via the coding sequence ATGAAGCTGGGTAAGAAGAAGACGGCCGAGGCGTCGGTGAGCGGGAAACCGGACAAGACGACGGGAAAGAAAGGCAAAGCCAAGCCAGCCGGCCCAAAGCTCAAGCGGCTCAATTCGGTGGCGGTGAACCAGGCGATGGTGGTTCTTCTGGCCGGCGTGCTTGCGATTGCGCTGCTGCAATTTCTGGTGGTACAGCCTTCCGTCCGGGATCGACTCGAATCTCTCCGGACGCTGGAGGTGGACGCCGCCGCCCTTCGTCTGACCCAGTACTTTGAACAGTTGCAGCAGAGCGTCAGCGGGCTCGCCAGTCAGCCGCATGTAAGGGTGGCGCTAACCACCACCGGCAACATTGACACCACCGAGCGCCAGCTGCTCAGTGCCTTGCCGGGTATTGAGGCGGTTCATCTCTTCCCCTACCGGGAGGTTCCGCGGACCGCCAGCGGAGAGGGCCTGCTTGGCTTTTCGGGGCTGGAGCTGGCGCGCCGGGCCGAGACCGGGCAACCGCTGTATCCAGACGCCTTCCCGCGGGATAACCGGTGGTTTGTGCAGATGGCCACGCCGGTGCGCAATCCCAACAGCAACGCGGTTATTGGCAGCCTGCTGGTAATTTTCGATACCGCCCGCATCCAGCCGCTGCTGCAAGTGGTCAACCAGCCCCTCGGTGGCCAGCTCGCGCTGGTGCAGACCGTCTCCGGCACTTCGCGCACCGTGATCAGCAGTGGCAATGGCTCGGGCCCGGCCGCATCGCGCTCCCTGACCAACCCCGACTGGACCGTAACCTACACCCCGGCCCGGAGCCCGCAGCCTCCGGTTGATATTGTCCTGCTGGCCCTGCTGGTCGGCGTTCCCGCCCTGCTGGCTGCGATTGTGGTCTGGGTGTTGCTCGGCGGCGCCCAGAAGGGCCTCCGCCAGGACATGAGCGTTCTCATTCAGTGGGCCCACAAGGTGTTCAGTGGCGAGCGTGTCAAGTTGCCGGCTTTCCGATGGGATATGGCGGCGTCCACCGGTGAGGTGTTGTTCCGCTTGTCCCAGGTGGTCGATAAACGCGTGGCCAAGGCCGGCGAGTCGGTCAGGCCCAAGGGCGGTGCGGCAAAATCCAGGCCCGGTGGCGCCGAGGGCAGCGATGAGCCCCTGTTCCAGGACAAGGACATGCTGGACATTGATATGCTTGACGGAGACGAGGATGTGCTCGGTTTTGGTAGTGGCGAGGATACCGTCTTCGGCGCCGAGGACGCGCCCGAGGTTGAGGAGGTCGCATTACCAGAGGTGGAACTGTCTCGCGATATCTTCCGGGCCTACGACATCCGCGGAATTGTTGGTGATAGCCTGACCGCCGAGGGCGTGCAGGTGATTGGCCGGGCCATTGGCTCCGAGGCCCGGGAGCGTGGGGTTGATCGACTCTGTATCGGCTACGACGGCCGGCACTCCAGCCCTGAGCTTGCCAATGCGCTGGCCAGGGGCGTGATGTCGACCGGCTGCGATGTGATCCACGTGGGGGCGGTGCCCACACCGGTCCTGTATTTTGCCACCCATGAGCTCGGTACCGGCTCCGGGGTAATGGTCACCGGCAGCCACAATCCGGCCAACTACAACGGCCTGAAAATCATGCTCGGCGGGGAAACTCTTTCCGGAGAGGCCATCGAGAAACTGTACCAGCGAACCCAGACCGGTGATTTCGCCAGTGGCCAGGGCAGCCAGAGCAATGAAGACGTGCGCAGAGCTTACCTGGATCGGATTGTTGGCGATATAGCGGTTGCCGCGCCCCTGAAAGTGGTGGTCGATGCCGGCAACGGTATCGCCGGCGAGCTGGGCCCCATGCTGATCGAGGAACTCGGTTGCGAGGTGATCCCCCTTTACTGTGACGTTGATGGCGATTTCCCCAACCATCATCCGGATCCGGGCAAGCCGGCGAACCTGGCGGACCTGATTGATCGGGTCCGCTCGGAAAAGGCAGATATCGGACTGGCGTTTGATGGCGACGGCGACCGCCTCGGCGTGGTCACCAATTCTGGCAAGATCATCTGGGCTGATCGTTTGATGATGCTGTTCGCTCGGGATGTGGTGTCCCGCAATCCGGGCGCCGATGTACTGTACGACGTGAAGTGCAGCCGCCGGCTGGCGGGTGTGATCTCCGAGGCGGGCGGCCGTCCCATCATGTGGAAAACCGGCCACTCCCTGATGAAGGCCAAGATGAAGGAAACCGGGGCTCTGCTGGCCGGCGAGATGAGTGGCCACATCTTCTTCGGTGAGCGCTGGTACGGCTTTGACGACGGCCTGTATTCAGCGGCTCGTCTGCTGGAAATTCTCGGTATTGAGGACCGTCACAGTGATGACGTTTTCGAGGATTTCCCGGAGGACATCAGCACGCCTGAACTCAATGTTGACGTGACGGAAAGCTCGAAGTTCGACATTGTTGCGCGCCTGGCAGAGACCGGCGAATTTGGCGATGGCAACATCAGCACCATCGACGGCATCCGGGTCGACTATGCCGATGGCTGGGGCCTGTGCCGGGCCTCGAACACCACCCCGGTACTGGTCCTTCGGTTCGAAGCGGAGACCGAGGCGGCCCTGGAACGCATCAAGACAGTATTCCGGGAACAGCTGCAGAAGGTGGCACCGGACGTGGTCGCGGATTTCTGA
- the dut gene encoding dUTP diphosphatase: MTRKNLQVRILDDRIGNQIPFPEYATEGSAGLDLRACLKEPVTLAPGDTQLIPTGLSIHIADPSLAAMILPRSGLGHKHGIVLGNLVGLIDSDYQGELMVSCWNRGQTAFTLNVGERLAQLVLVPVVQADFEVVSEFDASARGDGGFGSTGTS, from the coding sequence ATGACCAGGAAAAATCTGCAGGTTCGAATTCTCGATGATCGCATCGGCAACCAGATTCCATTTCCGGAATACGCGACAGAAGGCTCCGCCGGTCTTGATCTGCGTGCCTGCCTGAAAGAACCGGTGACCCTGGCCCCGGGCGACACCCAACTGATCCCCACGGGCCTGTCTATTCACATTGCCGATCCGTCGCTGGCGGCCATGATCCTGCCGCGAAGTGGCCTGGGCCACAAACACGGGATTGTGCTGGGTAACCTGGTGGGGTTGATTGATTCCGACTACCAGGGCGAACTGATGGTGTCCTGCTGGAACCGCGGCCAAACCGCTTTCACCCTGAACGTCGGCGAACGTCTGGCGCAGCTGGTTCTGGTACCCGTGGTGCAGGCCGACTTCGAGGTGGTCTCGGAGTTCGATGCCAGTGCCCGTGGTGACGGTGGCTTCGGCTCCACCGGCACGTCGTGA
- the coaBC gene encoding bifunctional phosphopantothenoylcysteine decarboxylase/phosphopantothenate--cysteine ligase CoaBC: MAAKKILLGVTGGIAAYKSADLVRQLKKAGHEVRVVMTRGAEAFVTPLTFQALSGEPVRTSLLDPEAEAGMGHIELAKWADLVVIAPASADFIARLAQGMADDLLTTVCCATEAPIAVAPAMNQAMWRNGRTQRNLRLLEQDPQIELWGPDQGDQACGDTGPGRMLEPVALARLVQEHGALGDGTALSGKTVVITAGPTREPIDPVRYISNHSSGKMGYALAAAARQSGARVVLISGPVTLAPPAGVEVRHVMTAEDMLREASGAVDEGCDLFIATAAVADYRPETCAGDKIKKSSEALSLPLVRNPDTLATIAGRADAPFTVGFAAETSNVARYATDKLQRKKLNMIVANDVSAPGLGFNSENNAVTVFWPGGQESIGPDTKTSIARRLIAMIAERL; the protein is encoded by the coding sequence ATGGCCGCCAAAAAGATCCTCCTGGGAGTGACCGGTGGTATTGCCGCCTACAAGAGTGCCGACCTGGTTCGTCAACTGAAGAAGGCGGGCCATGAGGTTCGCGTGGTGATGACCCGGGGCGCGGAAGCGTTTGTGACCCCGTTGACGTTCCAGGCGCTCAGTGGCGAGCCGGTGCGAACCTCCCTGCTGGATCCGGAAGCCGAGGCCGGTATGGGGCACATCGAGTTGGCCAAATGGGCCGATCTGGTGGTGATCGCCCCGGCGTCTGCCGACTTTATCGCCCGGCTGGCCCAGGGCATGGCAGACGATCTGCTGACCACCGTCTGCTGCGCCACCGAAGCCCCGATTGCCGTCGCCCCCGCCATGAACCAGGCCATGTGGCGCAATGGCCGCACCCAGAGAAACCTCCGGTTGCTGGAGCAGGATCCCCAGATCGAACTCTGGGGGCCCGATCAGGGTGATCAGGCCTGCGGCGACACCGGGCCCGGCCGCATGCTTGAACCCGTGGCGCTTGCCCGGCTGGTGCAGGAGCACGGAGCCTTGGGAGACGGTACGGCCCTCTCCGGCAAAACCGTGGTGATTACCGCGGGCCCTACACGGGAGCCGATTGATCCGGTGCGCTACATCAGCAATCACAGCTCGGGGAAGATGGGCTATGCACTGGCCGCCGCTGCCAGGCAGTCCGGAGCGAGAGTTGTACTGATCAGCGGTCCGGTCACCCTGGCGCCGCCGGCGGGTGTAGAGGTGCGTCACGTAATGACGGCCGAAGACATGCTGCGTGAGGCCTCGGGCGCGGTGGATGAGGGTTGCGACCTGTTCATCGCCACTGCGGCGGTGGCCGACTACCGCCCGGAAACCTGTGCCGGCGACAAGATCAAGAAATCCAGTGAAGCCCTGTCGCTGCCCCTGGTGCGCAATCCGGATACCCTGGCCACCATTGCCGGTCGCGCAGACGCGCCTTTTACCGTGGGGTTCGCCGCCGAAACCAGCAATGTGGCCCGATACGCCACCGACAAACTGCAACGCAAAAAACTGAACATGATTGTCGCCAACGATGTCTCCGCGCCCGGGCTGGGTTTCAACAGTGAGAACAACGCGGTGACCGTGTTCTGGCCCGGCGGCCAGGAATCGATCGGGCCGGATACCAAAACCAGCATTGCCCGGCGGTTGATCGCGATGATCGCCGAGCGTCTTTAA
- the radC gene encoding RadC family protein, with protein MPLSDWPTDERPRERLLSHGAQTLSDAELLAIFLRTGTTGMPVMALARHLIEEFSGLRGLLTASRRQFCEVRGLGTAKYAQVQAAMEMARRVMDEPLRQGDPLRSPEDTRRFLTSRLGTYPHEVFAGLFLDNRHRVIQYRELFRGTIDGAAVYPREVVRQALEDNAAAVIFAHNHPSGVAEPSQADISLTRRLKEALGLVDIRVLDHMVVGHGEVISLAERGLM; from the coding sequence ATGCCCTTATCCGACTGGCCCACGGACGAACGTCCGCGGGAACGCCTGCTCAGCCACGGTGCCCAGACCCTTTCCGACGCCGAGTTGCTGGCCATTTTCCTGCGCACCGGAACCACGGGTATGCCGGTGATGGCACTGGCGCGCCACCTGATTGAGGAATTCTCCGGGCTGCGGGGTCTCCTTACCGCCTCGCGCCGGCAATTCTGCGAGGTTCGCGGCCTGGGCACCGCCAAGTACGCCCAGGTCCAGGCCGCCATGGAAATGGCCCGCAGGGTGATGGACGAGCCCCTGCGCCAGGGCGATCCGCTGCGGTCTCCAGAGGATACCCGGCGTTTTCTCACCAGCCGGCTGGGCACCTACCCCCACGAAGTGTTTGCCGGCCTGTTCCTGGATAACCGTCACCGGGTCATCCAGTACCGGGAATTGTTCCGGGGCACCATTGACGGCGCTGCGGTGTATCCTCGTGAAGTGGTTCGACAGGCTCTGGAGGACAACGCCGCCGCCGTGATTTTCGCCCACAACCACCCATCGGGCGTGGCCGAGCCCAGTCAGGCAGACATCTCACTGACCCGCCGGCTGAAAGAGGCCCTGGGGCTGGTGGATATCAGGGTTCTTGACCATATGGTTGTGGGGCACGGTGAGGTAATATCCCTGGCTGAACGGGGTCTGATGTGA